The window TGCGCATCTTTGCACATTGGGGGTTTCTGGAAGACCCGCCGCGATCGTGCGGAGGTTGCACCTGATGAGGTTCGAAAGGGGTTGACTTGCGTCGGAAATCGCGTATTATTCCCAATTTTTGCAGTAGCGGGAATCCTAGGAAAGGAGGCTGAGGAAATGGCAGAGAAACTGTCGAAAACAGCACGCGCAAGCATGGGCGATAAGGGGTCCAGCTATGAAAGACCCTGCCCCAGCTGTGGCACCGGCATGGTGGCCACCCGGGTGATCAAGTATCGCCAGGTGCCGGGCGGGATGTATTGGGTCTGCCCCAAAGACGGCGAACGCGTCAAGATCTAGCCGTCAGCGGACAGACTCGATTTGCGGAGAACAGGGCAGCGTGTGCTGCCCTTTTTCTTTTGTACTTCCCAATCATGATTACATCCTTTCTCTGCGCCCTCTCCATTGATTGTCTTGCTTTGCGGTATAATTTCCCATCATGCAATCCAGCTCGGAGCAATCAGCGCCCGGCCCATTTTCCGGGGGAAGCAGATATAACTCCTATGGTGTATTCCTCAGAGAGAAATTCGGCTGCCGGGTCAGCAAGATTGTTGTCGATGCGGGTTTCTCATGCCCGAATCGCGACGGGACTGCCGGCATCGGCGGCTGCACCTACTGCAACAACGAAGCCTTCCGACCTGCCACCGCGCTCCGCCGGGAGCCGGTTCCACGCCAGGTCGAGAAGGGGATTGCCTACCTCAGACAGCGCTATCGCGCACAGAAGTTCATTGTCTATTTCCAACCTTTCAGCAATACCTTCGCTCCTCTGGAGCAATTGATCCCCCTGTACGAAGGTGCTCTTGATTGCCCTGATGTGGTCGGCATTGCCGTGGGCACGCGCCCCGATTGCGTGGATGAAGCCAAGATTGCCTGGTTTGAACAACTCGCACGCACTCGTTTCGTCACCCTGGAATATGGCCTCGAATCGATCCACGACAGAACACTTGCCTCGGTCAATCGCGGCCACGATTACGCCTGCTGGCTGCGCGCGCTGGAGCAGACTCGCGGGCGCGGCATCCATCTTTCCGCACATCTGATCCTCGGCTTTCCCTGGGAGAGCCGCGCGGAGATGCTGGCCATGGCTCGGGCGGTTTCCGACGTCGGCCTGGACTTCCTCAAGGTGCATCACCTTCACGTTGTGCGTGACACGGCGCTGGCCCGGCAATTCCTGAGCGATCCTTTCCCCCTTCTGGGGTACGAGCAATACATTGATCTGCTGGTGGAATTTCTGGAGCTTCTCAATCCTGGGATCCGGCTCGAGCGTCTTTTCGGCCTGGCTCCTGAGAAGCATCTGCTTGGCCCTCACTGGGGCAAGGCCAAGGCCGAGATCCAGTACGATATAGAGAATGCCCTGGCAGAGCGCGGAACCTGGCAGGGGCGTCGTTATCATACTCCGGCGGCGGATCGTGACTAGCTCACGCGTGGGATCGTTGACGGTTAGGCAATCGATTCTTCACAACCGGTTGGCTGCGGCAATGCAGCGCTGTACTTCCTACCTACAGATCTTTGCCATTCAGGCAAGAAAAGCAAAAGATCAACGCAGAGGTCACAGAGGTCGCGGAGAAAAGTCATGCATAAGCGAAAATCCTCTGCGGCCTCTGCGCCCTCAGCGTTGAGGCTTCAGGTTGAGGATATTCCACGCCCTGTTCTTCGTGGCCGGCTTTTTCCCGCACTGTCTGAATCTCAATTTCTGTTGACATCGCAGGCAAAAAAACGCCCGGGGAGTTGTCCCCGGGCGTTTTTCCGGTCGTGGTCCCGGCGGAAGGAGTTCCGCGGGGCGGCTTACGGCTCGTAACGAATCGGCATGTACTTGGGGTACCACATGGCGCGATCCAGGTTTTCCTGCAGCCCTTCGAGGATGCTTTCATCGGCATGGCCTTCCTTGACTGCCCGGTGAACCGTAGCACAAGCCACGCCTAAAGAGCATTCTCGAATCCTGGGAAGCTCGGGATAAACTGCGGATTCGTCGAGATCTTTCGAAGTCACCTTGGAGGCAAGTGCCCGGGCTGCCTCCAGGAACATGCCGTCTGTCGTCCGCCGGGCGCGGGATGCCGTAAGGCCGAGGCCGATGCCCGGGAAGATGAAGGCGTTGTTGCACTGGCCGATGCGAAAGCGCTTCCCGCCAATGACAACCGGGTCGAAGGGACTCCCCGTGGCCACGATCGCCCGTCCATCCGACCAACGCATGGCGTCGCCTGCCGTGCATTCCGCCTTGGAAGTCGGGTTGGACAGCGGGAAAACAATGGGCCGCTCATTGATCTTTGCCATGTGATCAACGACTTCCTGAGTGAAGGTCCCCGGCGTCCCGGAGGTGCCGATCAGGATCGTGGGTTTGACGTTCGCGATTGCCTCAACTAGCGTGATCTTCGCACGATCTTTGCATTTGTACCCGGCAATCTCTTCCGTGCTTCTGGCGTAGGTAGCTTTGAAGTCCTCCAGATTGGTACGGGCTTTCGTCACCAGTCCGACGCTGTCCGTCGTCCAGATCCGATGGATGGCCTCTTCCCGGCTCAGTCCGTCCTCCATCATGGCCGATACGAGCAGGTCCGAGATACCCTGGGCCGAGGCCCCCGCTCCGGCAAAAACGACGCGCTGGTCGCGCATACGCTGCTTGGTGATGCGCAGTGCGCTGAACAGGCCGGCGAGGACGACGCCGGCCGTGCCCTGGATGTCATCGTTGAAAGTGCAGAGCCGGTCCCGGAAACGCTTCAGCTGCTTGATGGCATTTCCCTTGAGGAAGTCCTCCCACTGGAGAAGTGTGGTGGGGAAGACCTTTTGAACGGCGGCCACAAACCTGTCGATGAATTCCTGGTAGGCGTCGCCGCGCACTCTCTTTTGTCTCAGTCCGAGATAGAGGGGATCATTCAAGCGCTCTTCGTTATCCGTTCCCACATCCAGAGTGATCGGTAAGGTATTGTACGGAGAGATCCCGGCACACAGGGTGTAGAGGCACAGTTTTCCGATGGGTATTCCCATGCCGCCGGCCCCCTGGTCGCCCAGTCCCAGGATTCGCTCTCCATCGGTGACGACGATGATGGAGGGATTCGAGATGCCGCAGTTGGCGAGAATTCTTTCGATGTTATCTTTCTGGTTGTAGTTGACGTAGAGCCCGCGGGCCCTTCGGTAGATGTGCGAGTATTTCTGGCAGGCTTC is drawn from Terriglobia bacterium and contains these coding sequences:
- a CDS encoding TIGR01212 family radical SAM protein (This family includes YhcC from E. coli K-12, an uncharacterized radical SAM protein.) yields the protein MQSSSEQSAPGPFSGGSRYNSYGVFLREKFGCRVSKIVVDAGFSCPNRDGTAGIGGCTYCNNEAFRPATALRREPVPRQVEKGIAYLRQRYRAQKFIVYFQPFSNTFAPLEQLIPLYEGALDCPDVVGIAVGTRPDCVDEAKIAWFEQLARTRFVTLEYGLESIHDRTLASVNRGHDYACWLRALEQTRGRGIHLSAHLILGFPWESRAEMLAMARAVSDVGLDFLKVHHLHVVRDTALARQFLSDPFPLLGYEQYIDLLVEFLELLNPGIRLERLFGLAPEKHLLGPHWGKAKAEIQYDIENALAERGTWQGRRYHTPAADRD
- a CDS encoding NAD-dependent malic enzyme; the encoded protein is MKISLKIDPATGQKYMAVSRKGKALLMDCRTNKGSAFTDQERDELDLQGLLPPIVSTMQQQLDRCYENFAAKAVNLEKFIYLSGLQDRNETLFYRLVLEHIDEMMPIVYTPVVGEACQKYSHIYRRARGLYVNYNQKDNIERILANCGISNPSIIVVTDGERILGLGDQGAGGMGIPIGKLCLYTLCAGISPYNTLPITLDVGTDNEERLNDPLYLGLRQKRVRGDAYQEFIDRFVAAVQKVFPTTLLQWEDFLKGNAIKQLKRFRDRLCTFNDDIQGTAGVVLAGLFSALRITKQRMRDQRVVFAGAGASAQGISDLLVSAMMEDGLSREEAIHRIWTTDSVGLVTKARTNLEDFKATYARSTEEIAGYKCKDRAKITLVEAIANVKPTILIGTSGTPGTFTQEVVDHMAKINERPIVFPLSNPTSKAECTAGDAMRWSDGRAIVATGSPFDPVVIGGKRFRIGQCNNAFIFPGIGLGLTASRARRTTDGMFLEAARALASKVTSKDLDESAVYPELPRIRECSLGVACATVHRAVKEGHADESILEGLQENLDRAMWYPKYMPIRYEP